From Danio rerio strain Tuebingen ecotype United States chromosome 7, GRCz12tu, whole genome shotgun sequence, the proteins below share one genomic window:
- the LOC108190774 gene encoding interleukin-8-like produces the protein MMKLSISAFMLLICTTALQCTNEGQPPPPPLRCQCVKIYSQPPIPRRQVLALKVNSAGPHCRNEEIIATLKNGQTCLNPTENWVMSLKTQFAKREQTEEKAQTQECVPKRASAQTDDLLLSCSRSCLLQNWHIHRRMDYHKCCRDAST, from the exons ATGATGAAGTTGAGCATTTCAGCCTTCATGCTTCTGATCTGCACAACTGCACTGCAGTGCACCAATGAGG GTCAACCTCCACCTCCACCGCTGCGCTGTCAGTGTGTTAAAATTTATTCACAACCACCGATTCCTAGGCGACAAGTACTCGCACTGAAGGTGAATTCTGCTGGACCACACTGCAGAAATGAGGAGATCAT TGCCACACTGAAGAACGGACAGACTTGTCTCAATCCTACAGAGAACTGGGTGATGTCACTCAAGACTCAA TTTGCAAAGCGAGAACAGACTGAAGAGAAAGCACAGACACAAGAGTGTGTGCCGAAGCGTGCAAGTGCACAGACAGACGATCTTCTGCTGTCTTGCAGCCGCTCCTGTCTTCTGCAGAACTGGCACATACATCGCCGTATG